The Pirellulales bacterium genomic sequence AGAACAACTGCTGCACGCCGCTGGGACCGGTGATGACGCTCGTCCCCGAATTGTTCAAAGCGCCCACCGAATAGACGTGCGAGTCTTGCTGGTCCCCTCCCGTCTGCTCCAGGCGAATCAAATCAAAACCCGTCCCGCCGTCAAAGCGAATGCCTCCCGGAACGTCCACCAAGCCATTCGAACTGTCGACAATCAGCGTGTCGTTCCCCGACATCGCGTCGATGGCCATCGCCACACCGTTGGCGCTGTCAACGCTGGCGTTGCCTCGCACCCGAATCGTGTCGTTGCCCCCCAGTCCCTCGACTTGCACTAGTGCCACGTCGGAAATCGAGTAACTTCCCGAGCCCACTGGCGCCGTGACCTCGATCACGCCGGGAGCGCTTTGATAAAGTTCAATCTCGTCGTCACCCGCCGTGCCGCGCACCAAGAGCGTGTCCACTCCGGCGCCACCGGTCAGCGTGTCGTCGCCAGCGCTGGCGATGAAGGTGTCGTCCCCTTCGCCGCCCGTCAGCGTGTCGGCGGCCGTACCGCCTTGCAGCAGGTCGTCCCCGTCGTTGCCTTCCAACTCAACCACCGACGCGGTTCCGCTGGCGTCGATCGTGTCGTTCCCCGCGTCCCCCGCGGCGAACAACACCACACCCGCCGTGCTGCGCGTGGTGATCTCGTCATCCCCGTCGTCGCCATGCACGCCGATCAACGTCAGTTCGGTCGGCACGTTCACGTTGTTCAAGTTGACCACGTCGTTGCCCGAGCCGGCGTTGATGGTCAACGTGTCCTTGTTCGAAAACTCGATCGACTCGTAGTTGTCCACCGTCACCAGGCCGTTGGTTGCCACGGATCCAACGCCGTAGTTGATCGCGTTCGACTCGGGTGTGCCGTTGACCGTCAGATTGACCGCCGGAACCAGATCGACCAGCGGTTCCACATTCTCAAAGAACAACTGCTGCACGCCGCTGGGACCGGTGATGACGCTCGTCCCCGAATTGTTCAAAGCGCCCACCGAATAGACGTGCGAGTCTTGCTGGTCCCCTCCCGTCTGCTCCAGGCGAATCAAATCAAAGCCCGTTCCGCCATCGAAACGAATGCCCCCCGGAACCTCCACCAAACCGTTCGAACTGTCGACAATCAATGTGTCGTTGCCCGACAGACCGTGAACATTGATCTGATTGAGTGTCGACAACTGCGGCCGCGGCAGATACAGGGCGCCGTTGAGCGTCACATCGAGCAGACTCGGGTTGGCGGCGTTGCGCACGATGCGGATCACGTCGTCCTGACCTGGGAAGTCGGTGTCGCCCACAATGTCCATCACGCCGGGCTGAGCAATTTTCGTGCTAGCGGCCGGAACCGTCCAAGCGCCAGTTCCAAAAGTCCCCGCCACCAACACATCGTCGCTGGCGTCGTAATCCAGGTCGTAGGTCACCGCATTGGGCATGCCAGCCCCAAGCTCGGTCCAAACACCCGGGTTGTTGCTCAACGAGCGGAACACGCCACCCGCGCCGCCAACCAACAGCACGTCGACCGCGCCCAGTTCCACGAACTCCACTGTTCGCAAATTGCCGTTGCCGAGATTTCCGGTGCGATTCGCCCAATTGGCGCCCGCATCGGTCGTCTCCCACACTTCGTCGTCGCTCACCACGAAAGCGTGCGCCCAATCGTTGGGGTCGAGCGCAATGTCGCGCACCACACCAAACGACCCGGCGGTGGGATTCAGGGTCCCCCCCGGCGTCGTGCGCAAGAACACCTTGCCGTCGGATCCGGCGTACAACACGTCGGGATTACTTGCTCCTCCCTTGCGGCCGCCATAGACCAGCGCGCTCACCGATGCAAAGCCGACGCCCGTCGGTACCTGCGTCCAATTCACGCTCGCAGCGTCCGCCGCCACCCCCGCGTTATTCGCTTCGTAGACCGCGCCAACAGTCACCACATCGTCCGTTCCGCCGCCAATCACCAGCCGCGTCGATTGCCCAGCCGGCGGAGCGATTGCGTTCAGCGCGATCGGCGTGATGAATTGCCCCACGAAGCCCGCCAATCCGCCTGCCGGCAGCAGCTCGACCGAGGCGCCGACCGCCACATTGAGCGAGTCGACCACCTGTCGCCGAAAACTACCCAAGCGTTGCTGACTGGAATAGCGTATCGATCGATTCGCCCCCGCCAGCGTCAGACTGTCGACCGCCACATCGCCGCCGTCGCCCCCTTGAAATCGCGACCAAACTAAATTGTTCGGCGTAAGCTGCGCCTCGGTGCCGTTGTCTTGCGATCCGCCGACGATGACGTTCGAGATGCTGTCCCATGCGATGTCGTGCATCTCCACGCCGCCCAGCGCGGTGCCCAGCGCGGTCTCGCCGATGAACGACCCCCAAGCGTTGTTAGTCGAGTCGAGCGGATTCGGCAAGAAGTACAAGCCGCCGTCGTCCGACTCCAAAAGCACCGTGTTGCTCAGAAACACCATGTCGCGCGTGTCGGCATGGGGCGCGGTTCCGCCTTGCGCGCCCGCGCCCGTGATCAAGTCCCAAGTCGCGCCAACGGGGTTGTAGCGAAAGATCTCGCTCGGGCTTTGCAGTCCGCCAATGTAGACAACGTCTTCATCCGTGGGATCGGCGACCATCGAGAAGCCGCTACCCGCCGAGCGCCAAGGGTTGAAGCTCGCCGGTGTGCCCAGCGCGGTCCAGTTGCCACCGCCATTCACTGAGCAAAAAACGCCCGTCAACTCGGCGTCGATTGTGCCAGCCGCTGGCGGATCGGCCAGCCCCGCGAATAGCACCGTCGTGGCGCCAAAATCCTCGACCGTCAATTGAATGTTCGCAGCTGTCCCGATGTCGGCCACCGGAATTCCAGTGTTCACTGCCGTCCAGCTAATGACGCCAGTGCCCGTGTTGAAGTCACCACGGAAAACGCCACCGCCGATCCCGGGCACCGCCGCGAAAAAGCGCTGCACGTTGTTCGGATCGACAATTAATTGCGTCACGGCGCCGCTTGGCAGGCCATTGGAGCCGCTCAGAATTGCAAAGCTCTGCCCATTATTGTTGCTACGGTACAGGCCTCCGCTGCCGTCGATACCGGCGACCAACACCATTTGCGAGACGCCGGCGCCTGGATCGAGGTCGATGGATGTCGGCAGCACCGTTTTGATGCGCGGCTCGTCCGCTGGATTCACTCCAAAATTCACCCACGTCGCGCCGCCATCGGTGCTGCGCAAAACACCGACCGCCGGCCCCCCCGCGTTGTTCAGGTTGCTGAATGTTCCGGTCCCGGCGAACAGCGTGTTGCCTGCGGGATCGAGCGGGCTGAACGCAATGCTGCCAATCGCCAGCGAAGGCGCTTGCGGCGTGAGTAGCTCCCACGTCATGGCCGCTGGATTGGCGGTGTTGGCGTTGTTGGTGCGCCAGATGCCGCCGTTTACCATGCCCAGGTAAATCTGCGCGCTGTTCGCCGGATTCACCGCGATGCTCTGCGCGGCGCCTGTGACTGGGTTGTTGGGCGGAATCGTCGCGCTGCCATTGAGAATTGGTCGCGGTCCCTGGTCGACCCAGTCGGGTACGCCCAGCACATCGATCGCCAACAAGCGCCGCTCCTCAAGCGGCTCCCCCTGCAATCGAAGCTGGCGCGTCGCGCTCCGAATTTGCTTGGCGCTATCGTGCGTATGCCTGCCAAAGAGTTTGGACCACATGGTGCGTTCCGATGTTAAGAGGTTGCAATCACAATCGAATCAAGAAACCGGGATCGCGTTGCGATCAATTCGATTCCGAAGCTGACAATCAAGATGTTGGTAGTGATGCCGTCGCGTTCGCCTCGCGCGCGAAGCAGTATCGCAGTCGCCGCCCTAACGACATGATCAGTCCCATTGAGGACAGACCACATGGCTCAGCCTCTGATGGCGCCGGGATGGCGAAAAGATCAGCGAGACTGCAACACGGCCACGTGGGAGGCTCCGCGCTCTCACGGTCGAGACGCAACGGATGCTATCTCGCGCTCGGCGCGATGTCAAACACCTCACAGGTGTTGGTTTTCATCGCAAACCATTTTCGGCGCATGAGATAGAGCGCGAGCCGTCTAACAACGCGAGCAGGCGAGCCGTCAAACGACTCGCCTGCTCGGTTGTCATTCAAGTTGTCGAAGACCTGCGAACCTTACCAGCACAACTCGGCCCGCGCCACCAGACCATCAAAGGTGAGCGTGTCAGACACATCGGCAAAGCTACTCGACTGCACAGCCGCCACCCAGCTTGGAGTGGTCACAGTGTTGAACCAACCCGCGATGTAATAGCCACCAGACAGCTTGAGCCGCCCCCCTTTGCTCTGCCAGCCAACGCCCGCTTCGCAGTCCAATATGCTCACGATGCGGTCGTCGCGCCAACTGGTGTTGGCTTGATCGAGCGCGAATGTGTTGAACTGGTTGTAGTTGGCGTGAAATCGTCCCGCCATGAAATTGGCGTTGCCGCGTGAATACACATACAGGCCTGTGCAACGCGCGAACCGCATCGCGTCCAGGCCAATCCGCGGTCCGCCGCCGTCGAAATTGATGCCGGTGTTCACGGTCGTGTTGCCCGGCGAAATCGGCTGCTCCGCCACCAGTTCCTGCCCCAGGTGAGCATAGCGCGCCCCAACTACGTAGTTGAGCGCCCAACGCGGACCACTTCTCAAGATGGACCGATAGTCGATGTCGGCTAACCGGAACTCCACGTCGTTGCGCGCAGTCGCCGTCAGGCTGTCCGCGGCGGCCGACAACGTGGCCGGGTGCGTGAGCAGCGAGTGCAACGAGTTTGGCACACTAATCGCCGTGTCGTTACCTGCCCGACTCTCAAACGAGGTGAACGTGCCGGCGATGCTCGAACAGGGGTCGATTGCGACCCCCCCCCCCACGCGATAGGCGCCACGGTAACCTGGCGACACCACCGCCGTCGGACCGACTGGCACGCTGGTCAATTGCGCCAGACCATCGCGCGGTTGCGCGTAGGCCACGTTGGCGCCCCCTGCGCGCAGATACATAAAATCGCCAAACACGCCGCTGCGATGCATCCAGCGTTTTGGACAACTGCATGCCGTTTGACAGGCGCCGCAATCGTCGCAGGTCGAACCGCAGCTATCTGTCGAGCAGTTACCTGTTGCGCACCCCGCGCTGGGGCCACTTTCGATATGCACGATCGAGGCCGGTTCTTCCAGCGGCGCCTCCACTGGCGACTCGTCGATCACGTCACCGGCCGAAATCGGCTCCTGAGCGGCGCGAGCGGCGATCAACCGCGCCGGCAATGGCGCCCGCTCCTCGGCAAATACAATCTTGGATGCTAGCAAGACCCCAATGCACGCAATCGCGTGCCGAAAACGTAACGGCATGACTAACCCCCCCGGGTTGACGTAATAGCGCAGAATTGTTGAGTGAGCTGCCCGCTTATTCTGGCTGTATCGGTCTGCGCTCTCGTGCGGGTTAGCGAAACTTTGCCATCGGCGGCGATTTGCCGGGCTTGGCTCTTGGAACGCAAAAAAGGGCCGGTCCCATGACTGGGCCGGCCCTTAAAGCAATCAGCTGACTCTAGTTGCAACTAATCTACGCGTTGGTCGACTAGCCCTTCTTGCGCAAGACTCGGCGTCCCACCAGTGGTAGTACGGTGGCCAAGCCGATGCCCAACAGCACCACCGAGCCTGGCTCGGGGATGACTACGGTCCCTTGCAACGAGTAGGACAGCGCCATGTTGATGCTGGCCGCCAAATCTAAGGTAGCCGTAATCTCCGCGATGCCAGGAATTGACGTCGCAACCGCCGTGAAATAGTTCAGCGGCAAGGCGATGTTCTGACTTCCAGAAAGCGTCACTCGAGCATTGCCCGGCGGACCGGTCCCCAGCAACTCCACCTTGTAATCGCCGGTGATGTCCACATTGGTGTCAAGCTCCAAATCAGTGTCGGCGGCAATACCACTTAGACTGATATCGGCCAAAAGAAATCCATGTAGCGCCGACGGAATCGAGAAGGTCCCCTCGCCCACGCCGGTCGTATTGAAAGTGGCGGCGCCGATCTGCTTGGTGTACAGCTCGGTCATGTTGCCTTTGATGTCGATGACCAAATCCTGCGGGTTTTCGATGCCACCCGGCAACACCAGCACTAGCTTCAATGTGATGGTGTCCAACGGAACGCTGACGTTCGTACCGTTGAGCAAATCGAGGTCGGCATTATTCAAGCTCAGGATGTTATGCCCGCCGCCCGGCGCCGAAATCTCAATGTTCGTAATATTGGGACCAAACGGTTCGCCAATGTTAGTCACGCCCACGCTCTTGGGCTGCGACACGATGTTGATGACGTCGGGATTGAACCCCACTGGCGTCACCTGCGGATTCGGCACTAATTTCGCGTCGAGCCCAAAGAGCTTGCCGGCCAACGGGCTCGCCCCTGTGATCGTGACACTGCCGCTGCCGCCCAGCGTGCCATTAAGACTCGTTGTGTTTCCGCCACCAGTTTCAAAGCTGATCAGCGCAGCGCGCGCAGACTCGCCAACGGCGACCAATACGGCGACCATCAGCAGCGCAGGGATTCCGGCCTTGGAGAATTTCGGCATTGACTCGCCTCCCAGTGAAATTGACGTTTGAAGTGTGAATTAACCGAGTTGTGGACTTGTCTGTGGTATGAGCTATCTAGTCGGCGAGCGTTCTGCCAATTGGCATCCCCGCGCTCTCCGTTGCCAAGGCGCGAACTACCAGCTCCAACGCTTCTGGCGACGACGATGCATGCCGTTGTGGCCGACAGGTCGCCGCTTGGTGCGATATTCCGGACGCGCGGCGCGCTGACCCGAGCGGGTTGGTTCGTAGCGACCGTACTCCACTTGCGAAGACCGTTCGTAGTCTTGCTGAGCGCTGGTGTAATCGGACATTGACGTGCTCCTTACAAAACGAGTGACTTGCGTCAAAGACTGAATGGAATTTGTGAAACGAAAGTTCGTGTGATCAACGTTGCCAAACCGGCGCCCCCCCCCAAGCGGCGCCCTGTGGCGCCGACAATCGCGCGGCCAACTCGCGCGCCTCGCCAAACAGCGAGGCGAGTTCTCCCCCCTCGACGACGCCCGGTAAATACAGCCAAGCGCCAAGTTGGCGAGCCCAAATCTCTTCGTCGGCGCTGCCTTCGCCGCAAACGACCAGCAACGCGCCGCTCTGCTGCGACAGTGTTGCCGCGGCGTCGCGCAGCGCATGGTGCAAAACATGGTTGCGGCTGGCCAAATCGACCAGCGCCAACTGAAACAGCAGTCGCTGTTGACAGTCGAGCGCCTCTTGCGGATTGCGGCAGTCAACCGTCACCCAACCCGCTTCAGTCGCCGCGTCCACGAGTTCGCGTCGATGCTTGTCGTTGGGAGCGATGATCAAACATTGCCACTGCCCTGTGCTGGGCCCGCGCCGCGTCGTCGGACGCACGGCGTTATCGAGAACCGCTCGGCGTTGCGGAAGCGCCATAGAATGTCTCGGATCCATGGCTCCGCGGTCATCCTGCCGTGGGGCCGTGTCGGTTATCCCTGATCGATGCCGGCGCGCTCCCGCGCCAGTGGTCCAACAGGTTCGGCATGCGACAAAAACACGCCACGGCTACGAACGAGCAAAGGAATTGGGCGTGGCCCTGTCGACCGAATGGACCGGTCCGCCTAAAGCACCCCTTATGCCAACCGTGCTGGCGGCGCCAAAGACAGATCGCAAGTCACTACTAAAAAAGGGCTTGCGAATTCATCAGCCGTCAGATTGTGCGCGTGCAAGCGATTCCACCAGCTCACCAAACCAGTGAGCACCGCGCGATGGTGGACCGCGCAAATACAGCCTCAAACATGACTTAAGGCCGGAATCCTCAACTCGATGAATCTTCCCCAAGGCGAGGAAGGGCTCGAAAGCGAGCGCGCATGGTCAATGCGATGCAAGTCTCGAGCATTGCGAAAATCGAGGAGGGAGGGCTCAAGGCTCGCTAGCGAGCGGCCGATTGCAGGTCTTCGTCGCTCGTATTGTCGACAGCGCCCAGGTGAAGCTGCGCAAGCATCCGCGTCAGCGTATTGGCGTGGACACCCAGCAGACGAGCAGCTCGACCCTTATGGCCACGTGTGCTGCGCAGCGCTTGGACCACCGCCTCACGCCGCAGTCGCTCCAGATTCAAATGCGGCAAACGGCTCGCGACCCGATGGTCGTTCACCGCCGCCGGCAACATCGGCGCGCAATCCAAAACGTACGACTGCTCGATCACGTGCGACAATTGGCGGATATTTCCCGGCCAGTCATATTCACAAAAACGGTGCAACGTCTCCGCGTCCGGCTTCCAATGCGGACGCGTGTATCGCTTCGAAAAAAACCGCGACAGATGCTCGACAAACTCCGGAATGTCCGCCATGCGCTCCCGCAGCGGTGGCACCCGCAACTCGACCAGATTAAGCCGATAGTAGAGATCCTCTCGGAATCGCCCTTCCAGCACCTCGCGTTCCAAATCGCGATTGGTCGCAGCAATCACCTGCACGTCGACCCGCACCGGGTGCGAGGCGCCCACTGGCGTCACTTCGCGCTCTTGCAACACACGCAGCAGTTTCGGCTGCAATTCCATGGGCATTTCGCCCACTTCGTCCAGGAAAACGATGCCCCCTTCTGCTGCGCGGAAGTGGCCGAGCGAACTGCCCGCCGCGCCCGTAAACGCGCCACGTTCGTGGCCAAAGAGTTGGCTTTCCGCCAATGTGGGGGTGAGCGCCGCGCAGTTGACCGGTACAAATGCCCGTGATTTTCGTGGTCCGGCGCAGTGGACATAGCGTGCCCACACTTCCTTGCCAGTTCCCGTCTCGCCGCTGATCAAAACCGTGCATTGCACGTCGGAGACGCGCTGGGCGTGCTCGGCGATGCGCCGAATCTGGGGCGTTTGTCCAAGCACCCAATCCGTGCCAAGCTGTTGAGAGTCGCCGCCTGCGCCACGCGCGCTGCGGCTGGGTTGCGGGTGTTCACTCATGCTGCATGCCTCTCAGACAAAACACGCGGTGCGGAAAATATCGCGCGTTCTGCCAACTGTGCGCGCAAAGCAAAGCACAAAGCCTTACTAACACGCGGTTCCCCTGTCATTAGCGTTCCGTTCCTGCTAGCACTTCGGGGGCTGGATCGTCGACGATCACCGGCAAGCAACAACTCACCAAGCGCTCGCTCACTTTCCTCGCCTGCCCGGCTCACAAGCCGTGCAATCGTTAGCGATTCTTGTGCCGAGGTGTCGTACGAGCGGATCATGCATTCGGCAGAGTCTCACTCATCTACCTGCATTCGCCGTTCGTCAGATACCTCAGGGTCCGCCAGATCGATCCAGTTAAGTAACGATTCTAAGTGCTGTACTGGCTTAACGCAACAACCATATTTTCGATTAAACCCTTTGCAGGCTAATGACTTGTGTAACGGATTTAATGGACAACCAAGACCAATATCCGCCCGCTTGACCAATACCACACACCGCGCTGCCGCCTGGAACTTTGGCAAGCTGCGCCAACATTGGCGCGCCTAGAAATTTCCGCCAATAGCGGCGAATAGTTAAAATTCCGCAATCCGGGCCGCTTTCGACTCAACCATCGTCAGTTGCAAATTGAGCCATTTGTCTCAATTTGGGAACCGAGAATCGGCGTCGTCCCGTGCCCCTCGATCCCGGCGCGATAAGAGCAGCAGCCGCCAACAGGCGACGAACGCCAACATGAAGACGACCACCACCACGGCTCTGAGCGGATTCTGGTTGTGGCGATACGCTCCGATGGCGTGAAAAATCCCCCAGCCAATCAATCCCAACGAGATCAAGTCGACAACCCTGATAGCCGTGAGAACTGGGCGATCCGACATTCAAGGGGCTCCGAAAAAGGTGGGATTCACTTCGTTATAGACCAAAGCGCGATCGCATCGAAGCGCGGGCCGTGCGAGTTTGTCCCACGTTCGCCGCCTCGGTATTCTGGCCAGCGGCCCTCCGCATCTCCTCATCACGCGATTTACCGCGACATGCGCGTTGCCATCACATTGCTGTTCGCCTTCTCGCTTGTCCCTCAGATCGCGCTCGCTAGCGATGCGCGCGAGCGATTCTTTGCGGATCAAGTTGCGCCACTGCTCGAACGGGCTTGCGTTGGCTGCCACCGCGGCGTTGCGGCGCGTGGCGGCCTGGCACTCGATCACGCCGCTGGCGCCCTGCGCGGCGGCGACAGCGGACCTGCGGTCGTACCTGGCGACCCCGATGCCAGCCTCTTGGTCCAAATGATCGAGGGGGATGAACCTGCCATGCCGCAAGACGGCGATCGCTTGCCCCCAACAGAGATCGCGATAATCCGCGAATGGATCCGCGCCGGAGCCAACTGGCCCAAAGACCTAGTCCTGCAAGACAAACGGGGAGGAAAGCCGTGGTGGTCGCTCACCCCCCTCTCACGCCCCGAGCTTCCCAAAACTCCCGCCGACAACCGCCAGCCATGTCACCCGATCGACGCCTTTGTTGGCGCCAAACTGCGCCAGCATGGGCTGAAGCAAGGCCCCCAGGCCGATCGCGCCACCATCATTCGGCGGCTTACCTACGACCTGCACGGCCTCCCCCCCACACCCGAGGAATTAGCCGATTTCGTCAACGACCCCGCAGCCGACGCCTACCAGCGGTTGGTCAATCGTCTGCTCGCTTCGCCCCGTTACGGCGAACGCTGGGCACGCCATTGGTTGGATGTAGTCCACTACGGCGATACGCACGGCTACGACAAAGACAAGCGACGTGACCATGCCTGGCCCTATCGCGACTACGTCATCCGCGCCTTCAACGACGACCTGCCGTACGCTCGCTTTGTCGAGCAGCAAGTGGCGGGCGACGCCCTCGCGCCGGACGACCCGCAAGCACTGATCGCCACTGGCTTTATTGCCGCCGGGCCTTGGGACTTTGTCGGCCATGTCGAGCTGCGCGAAGGAACCAGCGAAAAAGCAAAGACCCGCGCGCTCGATCGCGACGACATGGTCGCCAACACCATCTCGACCTTCACCAGCATGACCGCGCACTGCGCGCGCTGTCACGATCACGCCTTCGATCCCATCTCGCAACTCGACTACTACCGCCTGCAGGCAGTGTTCGCCGGCGTCGACCGTCAAGATGTCGCATACGAAGATCGTGCCGCTACCGCCCGCCGCGCGCAGCTTACTCAATTGCGCGATCAAGCGACTAAGCGGCTGGCAGAGATCGAGTCGCAAATCCAACAGTTGACCAGCGCGCCACTCGATGCGCTCGACAAACAAATTATCAGCCTCCAGCAACAACAAAGCGCCGCCCCTGATCCACTCGCCTCGGCCGCTGCCGAACAAACCAGCGCCACCAACGGTTACCATAGCGTCATCGCGCCCAGCGCCGATGTCGTGAAGTGGGTCCAGATCGATCTGAGCCGCGAGCGTCCGATCGACGCCATCCGACTCATTCCCGCCCGGCCGACCGACTTTCCAGATTCCCCCGGCTTCGGTTTCCCTGTCCGCTTCCAAGTCGCACTGTCCGACGATCCCGATTTTCACCAGGCCGTTCTCGTCGATGATCAGTCCGCCGCAGATGTCGCCAACCCAGCGTCCGACCCTTACACCATCTATCTGACGGGTCGCCGCGCGCGGTTTGTACGCGTCACCGCCACCCGGCTTTGGCAGCGGACAGACGACTACGTCTTTGCGCTCGCCGAACTGCAAGTCGAATCGGCCGGGCAGAATGCGGCAAGCGGCGCCACCGTCACAGCGTTTGACAGCATCGAAGCGGGCCGCTGGAACATGGCGGCCTTGGTCGATCAACACGATAGTCGCCGACCGCTGGCCGAACTCGATGGCGAGCGAACCGCCGCGCTAGCGCTACGTCATCAAACCAGATTGCGCCTCGCCGAACTGCGCGCCGAGCGCACCGCGCGTCATGCGGAACTGGTCACTCGCGAGCTTGACCAAGCGCGAGCAACCGCCAAGGCCGAAGTCAAACGGCTG encodes the following:
- a CDS encoding sigma-54 dependent transcriptional regulator, with product MSEHPQPSRSARGAGGDSQQLGTDWVLGQTPQIRRIAEHAQRVSDVQCTVLISGETGTGKEVWARYVHCAGPRKSRAFVPVNCAALTPTLAESQLFGHERGAFTGAAGSSLGHFRAAEGGIVFLDEVGEMPMELQPKLLRVLQEREVTPVGASHPVRVDVQVIAATNRDLEREVLEGRFREDLYYRLNLVELRVPPLRERMADIPEFVEHLSRFFSKRYTRPHWKPDAETLHRFCEYDWPGNIRQLSHVIEQSYVLDCAPMLPAAVNDHRVASRLPHLNLERLRREAVVQALRSTRGHKGRAARLLGVHANTLTRMLAQLHLGAVDNTSDEDLQSAAR
- a CDS encoding DUF1553 domain-containing protein — its product is MRVAITLLFAFSLVPQIALASDARERFFADQVAPLLERACVGCHRGVAARGGLALDHAAGALRGGDSGPAVVPGDPDASLLVQMIEGDEPAMPQDGDRLPPTEIAIIREWIRAGANWPKDLVLQDKRGGKPWWSLTPLSRPELPKTPADNRQPCHPIDAFVGAKLRQHGLKQGPQADRATIIRRLTYDLHGLPPTPEELADFVNDPAADAYQRLVNRLLASPRYGERWARHWLDVVHYGDTHGYDKDKRRDHAWPYRDYVIRAFNDDLPYARFVEQQVAGDALAPDDPQALIATGFIAAGPWDFVGHVELREGTSEKAKTRALDRDDMVANTISTFTSMTAHCARCHDHAFDPISQLDYYRLQAVFAGVDRQDVAYEDRAATARRAQLTQLRDQATKRLAEIESQIQQLTSAPLDALDKQIISLQQQQSAAPDPLASAAAEQTSATNGYHSVIAPSADVVKWVQIDLSRERPIDAIRLIPARPTDFPDSPGFGFPVRFQVALSDDPDFHQAVLVDDQSAADVANPASDPYTIYLTGRRARFVRVTATRLWQRTDDYVFALAELQVESAGQNAASGATVTAFDSIEAGRWNMAALVDQHDSRRPLAELDGERTAALALRHQTRLRLAELRAERTARHAELVTRELDQARATAKAEVKRLTAELAALPSPQRVYAVQSHAPRPIHLLARGNVDSPGAEVGPGALACLPQLESVFPASTGDDEKARRHQLAHWLTHRDNVLTWRSIVNRVWHYHFGRGLVETPSDFGRNGAEPTHPELLDWLAVEFRDGGQSLKSLHRLIVTSAAWRQTVRHDDFAAARDAGNQSLWRMNRRRLEAEEIRDSILATSGKLDLTIGGPGFELFHFKDDHSPRYDPASFDSPAVWRRSIYRFITRSVPNPWLESLDCPDPSVAAPVRTTTITALQALATLNDEFVIRQSHHMADRLTREHADLDARLDHAMLLCLARKPTGAERAQLAAHASQHGLASVCRLLWNTNEFVFID